A stretch of the Staphylococcus sp. NRL 16/872 genome encodes the following:
- a CDS encoding ISL3 family transposase, which translates to MCKSILNTLRIKDKNLNFLDEVIEKKYKGRMSLFYYAELTYQPTHCENCLTKNENFSIVKNGKKTSTITLLKIMEMPAYLKLQKQRFYCKTCDSYFTAKSNIVDNHCFISNKTKLAVLDKAQEYRSQKSIAKSCLVSSMTVSRVINQAASDVGQSSFDALPEHLMMDEFKSVKNVIGKMSFIYADAVSHRIVDVVADRKLKSLKDHFYRYSLKLRKKVKTVTIDMYEPYMSLIKQLFPNAKIIIDRFHIVQSLNRALNMSRVHIMNCYKTSNRPLYNKYKSYWKLFLKPFETLEAFNYRKVRLFKEWKTEKGIMNYLLSVDVELFNTYHYVHELRRLLKENQIEKFTHKLFSIHLSDVCPKLRPVIRTLRRLTAFIENTMIYSNLTNGPLEGINNKIKLIKRVSFGYRNYDNLRNRIIITSRLFASTTKKEIKQPKVA; encoded by the coding sequence ATGTGTAAGTCTATATTAAATACATTAAGAATTAAAGATAAAAATCTAAATTTTTTAGATGAAGTGATTGAGAAAAAATATAAAGGACGAATGAGCTTGTTTTACTATGCAGAGCTCACTTATCAACCTACACATTGTGAAAATTGTTTAACTAAAAACGAAAATTTTTCTATAGTTAAAAATGGTAAGAAAACTTCAACGATTACTTTACTTAAAATTATGGAAATGCCTGCTTATTTGAAGCTTCAAAAACAAAGATTTTATTGTAAGACATGTGATAGTTATTTTACTGCTAAATCTAATATTGTCGATAATCATTGTTTTATTTCTAACAAAACAAAACTTGCAGTTTTAGATAAAGCACAAGAATACCGCTCTCAAAAATCTATCGCCAAGTCATGCTTAGTATCATCAATGACTGTATCTAGAGTGATTAATCAAGCGGCAAGCGACGTAGGTCAGTCTTCTTTTGATGCTTTACCTGAACACTTAATGATGGACGAATTTAAAAGTGTTAAAAATGTAATTGGAAAAATGAGTTTTATTTATGCAGATGCTGTATCGCACCGCATCGTAGATGTGGTAGCGGATCGTAAGTTAAAATCGCTGAAAGATCATTTTTATCGTTATTCTTTGAAACTAAGAAAAAAAGTCAAAACTGTAACGATTGATATGTATGAACCCTATATGTCGCTAATCAAGCAATTATTTCCTAATGCGAAGATTATTATTGATCGTTTTCATATTGTTCAATCTTTAAATCGAGCGTTAAATATGTCTAGAGTTCATATAATGAATTGTTATAAAACCTCTAATAGACCGCTTTATAATAAATATAAAAGTTATTGGAAACTATTTCTTAAACCTTTTGAAACGCTAGAAGCATTTAATTATCGTAAAGTCCGTTTATTTAAAGAGTGGAAAACCGAAAAAGGAATTATGAATTACTTATTAAGTGTAGATGTTGAATTATTTAATACATATCACTACGTTCATGAGCTAAGACGATTATTAAAAGAAAACCAAATAGAGAAATTTACTCATAAACTCTTTTCTATTCATCTTTCAGATGTGTGTCCTAAATTACGTCCAGTTATTAGAACTTTAAGAAGATTAACAGCTTTCATTGAAAACACCATGATATATTCTAACCTGACCAACGGTCCGTTAGAAGGAATTAATAATAAAATCAAACTCATTAAAAGGGTATCTTTTGGTTATAGAAATTATGATAATTTACGTAATCGAATTATTATAACTTCGCGACTATTTGCCTCAACAACAAAAAAAGAGATTAAACAACCTAAGGTTGCTTAA
- a CDS encoding PTS sugar transporter subunit IIC, whose product MNKQRLTMKYFFSNILNAVGAGVVIALLPNALLGEFLKFFKDGHPTLEMIFQIVTVIQSFMAFIIGILAAHQFRFSGAGASMVGVSAMLGSGAIQVSANGIALKGIGDIINTIIVVIIACAFYLLLQGKLGSLEMIILPVLIPVVSGLIGLLTLPYVQTITKALGHMINSFTELNPLLMAILISVTYSLLMVTPISVVAIATAIGLSGLGSGAANMGIVAACVTFFFGSLRVNSLGVNIVLFIGAAKMMIPVYFKHLIIAIPLILNGIIAGILTYMIGIKGTPLSAGFGYTGLVGPINALNRMPGNITMNIILLIFGYLIIPFVSAFIIHEICKKLIPSYTDSIYRFEIPKQ is encoded by the coding sequence ATGAATAAACAACGTTTGACTATGAAATATTTTTTTAGCAATATTTTGAATGCGGTTGGAGCAGGGGTAGTTATAGCATTATTACCAAATGCTCTGTTGGGGGAATTTTTAAAATTTTTTAAAGATGGACATCCTACATTAGAAATGATATTTCAAATTGTGACTGTGATCCAGTCATTTATGGCATTTATTATTGGTATATTAGCTGCACATCAATTTCGTTTCAGTGGGGCTGGCGCAAGTATGGTTGGTGTATCAGCGATGTTGGGTTCTGGTGCAATACAAGTTAGTGCGAATGGCATTGCGTTAAAAGGTATTGGCGATATTATTAATACGATTATCGTTGTTATCATTGCATGTGCGTTTTATTTACTTTTACAAGGTAAATTAGGTTCATTAGAAATGATTATATTACCTGTACTAATTCCAGTAGTGAGTGGTTTAATAGGATTATTAACATTACCTTATGTACAAACTATTACTAAAGCACTTGGACATATGATTAATTCATTTACTGAATTAAATCCATTATTAATGGCGATATTAATCAGTGTTACGTATTCTTTATTAATGGTAACACCAATATCTGTAGTTGCTATCGCGACTGCGATCGGCCTTTCAGGTTTAGGCAGTGGGGCAGCGAATATGGGCATTGTAGCGGCTTGTGTCACATTTTTCTTTGGCTCTTTACGTGTAAACTCTCTTGGAGTAAATATTGTGCTCTTTATTGGCGCTGCTAAAATGATGATTCCAGTTTATTTTAAACATTTAATCATTGCAATTCCTTTAATATTAAATGGTATTATTGCAGGTATACTTACATACATGATTGGTATCAAAGGAACGCCATTATCAGCAGGGTTTGGCTATACTGGACTAGTAGGCCCTATCAATGCGTTAAATCGTATGCCTGGTAATATTACAATGAATATTATCCTATTAATCTTTGGATATCTCATTATACCTTTTGTAAGTGCATTCATTATACACGAAATATGCAAAAAACTTATACCATCTTATACAGATAGTATTTATCGTTTTGAAATTCCTAAACAATAA
- a CDS encoding ABC transporter substrate-binding protein/permease: MKYISKLIIIAILIGMTFIYIEPMAHADEDAKWEKIKQSGELKVGLSADYAPLEFEKTVNGKSVYAGIDIELAKKIADDNHLKLKIVNMQFDSLLGALKTGKIDIIISGMTSTPERKKEVDFSDSYMESSNVVLIRKSDKDTYHSLKDFSNKKIAAQKGTEQEKIAQQEIENVDLSSLSRLPDAILALKSKKVEGLVIEKPVAEAYAKQNEDLLINNADFNEAKKETVIAVPKNSPLLLEHINKTIKEVKNKNLIDKYMDKASREMQDDGNFLSKYGAFFIKGLKNTILISFIGVVFGAIIGALIALAKLSQFKLLSWIASIYIEFLRGTPMLVQVFLVFFGTTAVLGLNVSALICGTIALVINSSAYIAEIFRAGINAVDKGQTEAAQCLGLNYSKTMFHIVLPQAVKNVLPALGNEFVTLIKESSIVSTIGVSEIMFNAQVVQGISFDPFTPLIIAAVMYFVLTFSLSRIMSFIEGRMKASD, encoded by the coding sequence ATGAAATATATATCCAAGTTAATAATCATAGCAATCTTAATTGGTATGACCTTTATATACATAGAACCAATGGCTCACGCTGATGAAGATGCGAAATGGGAAAAAATTAAGCAAAGTGGAGAACTGAAAGTGGGATTATCAGCTGATTATGCACCACTAGAATTTGAAAAAACAGTCAATGGAAAAAGTGTTTATGCAGGTATTGATATTGAGTTAGCTAAAAAAATAGCTGATGATAATCATCTAAAATTAAAAATTGTGAATATGCAATTTGATAGTTTATTAGGTGCTTTAAAAACTGGAAAAATAGATATTATTATTTCTGGTATGACATCAACGCCTGAGAGAAAAAAAGAAGTAGATTTCTCTGACTCTTACATGGAGTCAAGTAATGTTGTATTAATTAGAAAAAGTGATAAAGATACATACCACTCGTTAAAAGATTTTTCTAATAAAAAAATTGCAGCACAAAAAGGAACTGAACAGGAAAAAATAGCGCAGCAAGAAATTGAAAATGTAGATTTGAGTTCATTAAGTCGTTTGCCAGATGCTATTTTAGCTTTGAAAAGTAAAAAAGTAGAAGGTTTAGTTATTGAAAAACCTGTGGCTGAAGCTTATGCAAAGCAAAATGAGGATTTATTAATTAATAATGCAGATTTTAATGAAGCCAAAAAAGAAACAGTGATAGCAGTACCTAAAAATTCACCACTTTTACTGGAACATATAAACAAAACAATTAAAGAAGTTAAAAATAAAAATTTGATTGATAAATATATGGATAAAGCTTCAAGGGAAATGCAAGATGATGGTAATTTCTTAAGTAAATATGGTGCGTTCTTTATCAAAGGGTTAAAAAATACTATTTTAATTTCATTTATTGGGGTTGTCTTTGGTGCGATTATTGGTGCTTTAATAGCATTAGCTAAATTAAGTCAATTTAAATTATTGTCATGGATAGCTTCTATATACATTGAATTTCTCAGAGGTACACCAATGCTTGTTCAAGTATTCTTAGTCTTCTTTGGTACTACAGCTGTATTAGGGTTAAATGTTTCAGCGTTGATATGTGGGACAATCGCGTTAGTTATAAATTCGTCAGCTTATATTGCTGAAATTTTCAGAGCTGGTATTAATGCTGTAGATAAAGGACAAACAGAAGCAGCACAATGTTTAGGATTGAACTATTCTAAAACGATGTTCCATATTGTTTTACCACAAGCGGTGAAAAATGTTTTACCAGCGCTAGGTAATGAGTTTGTAACGTTAATTAAGGAATCTTCTATTGTTTCAACTATTGGTGTAAGTGAAATTATGTTTAACGCTCAAGTGGTTCAAGGCATTTCATTCGATCCATTTACACCGTTAATTATCGCAGCAGTCATGTATTTTGTATTAACTTTCTCTTTATCAAGAATAATGAGTTTTATTGAAGGGAGAATGAAAGCCAGTGATTAA
- a CDS encoding amino acid ABC transporter ATP-binding protein produces MIKVQNLNKSFGKNEVLKDINLEINKGEVVAIIGPSGSGKSTLLRCMNLLETPSNGKVIFEGNELTQKSTKLDTLRQKMGMVFQNFNLFPHKTVLENVILAPKLLKKNDLENLKKEGEALLKKVGLEEKADVYPAQLSGGQKQRVAIARALAMHPDVILFDEPTSALDPEVVYEVLKVMKELAKEGMTMVVVTHEMGFAKDVSDKVIFMADGYVVESGTPQHIFNSPKHERTQNFLARVL; encoded by the coding sequence GTGATTAAAGTTCAAAATTTAAATAAATCTTTTGGAAAAAATGAAGTATTAAAAGACATTAATTTAGAAATAAATAAAGGTGAAGTTGTAGCTATTATAGGACCTTCAGGAAGCGGTAAAAGTACATTATTAAGATGTATGAATTTACTGGAAACACCATCTAATGGGAAAGTGATTTTTGAGGGAAATGAATTGACGCAAAAAAGTACGAAATTAGATACGTTACGTCAGAAAATGGGCATGGTTTTTCAAAATTTCAATTTATTTCCTCATAAAACAGTGTTAGAGAATGTGATACTTGCGCCTAAGTTACTTAAAAAGAATGATTTGGAAAATCTGAAAAAAGAAGGGGAAGCGCTCCTCAAAAAAGTCGGTTTGGAAGAAAAAGCTGATGTCTACCCTGCTCAATTATCAGGAGGTCAAAAACAAAGAGTAGCAATAGCAAGAGCATTAGCAATGCATCCAGACGTTATATTATTTGATGAACCAACCTCAGCGCTTGATCCTGAAGTCGTGTACGAAGTGCTTAAAGTAATGAAAGAACTTGCTAAAGAAGGCATGACGATGGTAGTTGTGACACATGAGATGGGCTTTGCTAAAGATGTAAGTGATAAAGTGATATTTATGGCAGATGGCTATGTTGTTGAAAGTGGTACACCTCAACATATCTTTAATAGTCCTAAACACGAAAGAACGCAAAACTTCCTCGCTAGAGTGTTATAA
- the queG gene encoding tRNA epoxyqueuosine(34) reductase QueG, producing MDYKQLKKEIIDYAYTIGIDSIGFTTADPFDELKQKLEDYHSKGYASGFEESDIALRTEPKLSLPTARSIIAIAVGYPNKLKGAPKSVRGDRRGMFARASWGQDYHTIMRKRLDKLAEFITSKVPDVEIKSMVDTGVLSDRAVAERAGLGFAGRNGFIINPDLGTWTYLGEMLVSIPFEPDDPILDSCGDCTICVDRCPTGALVGNGQLNAQKCISFLTQTKGYLQDEYRYKIGNRLYGCDTCQQVCPKNRGINTTHDDIVLEPEILKPRLVPLLQMSNKEFKNTYGYLAGAWRGKKPIQRNAIIALAHFGEETAIPELKEVAMNDPRPMIRGTAYWAIGQIIGEAAREFIQEHYDNELEEVQVEMLKGLEMRKQ from the coding sequence GTGGATTATAAGCAGCTTAAAAAAGAAATTATTGACTATGCTTATACTATTGGAATTGATAGCATCGGTTTTACAACTGCAGATCCATTTGATGAACTAAAACAAAAGTTAGAGGATTATCATTCAAAAGGCTATGCTTCTGGCTTTGAAGAATCTGATATTGCTTTACGTACAGAACCTAAATTAAGTTTACCAACTGCGCGTTCAATTATTGCTATTGCGGTCGGTTATCCTAATAAATTAAAAGGTGCTCCTAAAAGCGTAAGAGGGGACAGAAGAGGAATGTTTGCGCGTGCTTCATGGGGCCAAGATTATCATACAATTATGAGGAAACGATTAGATAAATTAGCCGAATTTATAACATCTAAAGTACCGGATGTAGAAATTAAAAGCATGGTGGATACGGGTGTACTTTCTGATAGAGCAGTAGCGGAACGTGCTGGCTTAGGCTTTGCTGGCCGTAACGGGTTTATTATCAATCCGGATTTAGGTACATGGACCTATTTAGGAGAAATGTTAGTCAGTATTCCATTTGAACCTGATGACCCTATATTAGATAGTTGTGGTGATTGCACGATTTGTGTTGACCGTTGTCCGACTGGTGCATTAGTAGGTAATGGCCAATTAAATGCGCAAAAATGTATTAGCTTTCTTACACAAACTAAAGGTTATTTACAAGACGAGTATCGCTATAAAATTGGTAACCGTCTATATGGCTGTGATACGTGCCAACAAGTTTGTCCGAAAAATAGAGGTATTAATACTACGCATGACGATATTGTCTTAGAACCAGAAATATTAAAACCGCGTTTAGTACCTTTATTACAAATGAGTAATAAAGAATTTAAAAATACTTATGGCTATCTAGCAGGCGCATGGAGAGGAAAAAAACCTATCCAAAGAAATGCTATAATAGCTTTGGCTCACTTTGGTGAAGAAACTGCAATTCCAGAATTAAAAGAAGTTGCTATGAACGATCCAAGACCTATGATTAGAGGAACCGCTTATTGGGCAATTGGACAAATTATTGGTGAAGCGGCTCGTGAATTTATACAAGAACATTACGATAATGAACTAGAAGAAGTTCAAGTTGAAATGTTAAAAGGACTAGAAATGAGGAAACAATAA